A genomic region of Colletotrichum destructivum chromosome 5, complete sequence contains the following coding sequences:
- a CDS encoding Putative RTA-like protein codes for MSRLPDGLIAFGPKANCTLELCPIEWSVLRYQPSIPASGIFIALFALGLIIHAIQGVRWRTWGFMASMIAGCVLEIVGYVGRLFIHDNPFDFEGFLMQIICITIAPVFFSAAIYFLLSQTINFLDRSISRFSPRMYYWTFIPLDVVSLVLQAVGGALSSVSTTIEAVDRGVNISLAGLVLQVASMLVFCSLFADYIVTYTRSKSRPPMGPRLKVFLLFLGLGTLFVLLRCVYRIVELHEGYFSHWFRDQPLFIALESAVMVLAVFSLSIGHPGLAFDRRKGRNLGATNFQGASRSEMTDSVQMESANKGERHRS; via the exons ATGAGTCGACTCCCCGACGGTCTAATTGCCTTCGGGCCCAAGGCCAACTGCACACTCGAGCTCTGCCCGATAGAATGGAGCGTTCTTCGCTACCAGCCCTCCATTCCCGCCAGCGGCATCTTCATCGCACTCTTCGCCTTGGGATTGATTATTCATGCGATCCAAGGCGTCAGGTGGAGGACGTGGGGGTTCATGGCCAGCATGATTGCGGGCTGCGTCTTGGAAATCGTCGGTTACGTGGGACGACTCTTCATCCACGACAACCCGTTCGACTTTGAAGGGTTCCTCATGCAGATCA TCTGTATCACGATAGCCCCggtcttcttctcggccgctATCTacttccttctctctcaaAC GATTAACTTTCTCGACCGATCGATATCACGCTTCTCTCCTCGCATGTACTACTGGACCTTCATTCCGTTGGACGTGGTCTCCCTCGTTCTGCAGGCCGTCGGTGGCGCGTTGTCGTCGGTCAGCACAAccatcgaggccgtggaCCGGGGCGTCAACATCTCACTCGCCGGGCTGGTGTTGCAGGTCGCCTCGATGCTGGTTTTCTGCTCCCTGTTTGCAGACTACATCGTCACGTACACCCGCTCAAAATCTCGCCCCCCCATGGGACCGAGGCTCAAGGTGTTTTTGCtctttctcggccttggtACTCTCTTTGTTCTTCTTCGATGTGTCTACCGCATCGTAGAGTTGCACGAGGGTTACTTCAGTCACTGGTTCCGAGACCAACCCCTGTTCATTGCATTGGAATCGGC TGTCATGGTCTTGGCCGTATTCAGTCTCAGTATTGGCCACCCTGGCCTCGCTTTTGACCGGAGAAAGGGCAGAAATCTAGGTGCGACCAATTTTCAAGGCGCCTCTCGTAGTGAAATGACGGACAGCGTTCAGATGGAGAGTGCGAACAAAGGAGAAAGGCACAGGAGCTAG